A stretch of Lathyrus oleraceus cultivar Zhongwan6 chromosome 6, CAAS_Psat_ZW6_1.0, whole genome shotgun sequence DNA encodes these proteins:
- the LOC127091728 gene encoding uncharacterized protein LOC127091728 isoform X1, with protein sequence MDKIKSRRTNSKLHLPQGKDQSHKQPHHQDMPPDSSSSSGGVGDKDSFSFKFGWKSSKQPVGTPIKKLLAEEMSPMTESKRRSPGVIARLMGLDGLPSQHHVNKQHMDLHNSVALEKTRSRGTPNEGRSSRRSSRDQEEFKDVFEVSEIPKVESGRYSSSDLKGHEDEDEMSFIEQKFMDAKRLATYQDYQSSKEFHETLEVLDSNKDLLLKYLKQPDSLFKKHLNDLQATPFQSHSGHVEPSNMENFEHGLNWRLDKEAQHVNYNRFHQKHSDDYHNQFDKRRVMQNSPRSSKHRFKGSREQSAVPTKIVVLKPNIGKLQNGTKIQSSPCSPHNFLSEHGNQVEFSDVRFRDTELYQKINLPDSSRSFRHNSLESTEIAKEVTRQMKNSLTRGCMMSSSSRFKGCTRSDSSSSASGNESPEEIKATMGDPFDLSKRSRRSSRSSESSVSREAKKRLSERWKMAHKSQEVQGSSRSSTLADMLAFPGKKMKGTRFDSMSSGGGFYDKFTRHGEPSGLVEPLGISSKDGWRDACIGSLSRSKSLPASSTVFGNARTFVCAEALRNDRYMGPKDLKRERRRATMSLDHRHGLNSGSTISGHKKSWSLLSSKQEINEFSPDLNAVQNNIMINLEQYSPNLEVHSSETFGQRLRNTSVVSDDVVDVANGNTVEPFEPSSDKALTGTSSCVLIKGDSSVVEDNSMQEEVSAGSTGGISVLSEAPAPGLESPCCKDADQPSPISVLDPSFTDDVSSSSECFGSVSADLQGLRMQLQLLKLESEEHVEGPMQISSDEDGLEASAEMLEENALWKTEDSWESSYITDVLSESAIVKAQTQHILEVWHSLECPVSLSVFEELEERYSDWTICSRSERRLLFDRINSGIVKIHEQSTDPQPWVVGNAGKTFGSKRINGLQDGIFQMLGSQGKVEDDDVLSKLLIVESQWLNLRDDIDVIGREVEILILDDLVAEIVGI encoded by the exons ATGGACAAAATCAAATCTCGTCGCACCAACTCCAAACTTCATCTTCCTCAAG GGAAAGATCAGAGTCATAAACAGCCACATCATCAAGATATGCCACCTGATTCTAGCTCTTCCAGTGGTGGGGTCGGAGACAAAGATTCG TTCTCGTTTAAATTTGGATGGAAATCTTCTAAACAACCGGTTGGAACTCCGATTAAGAAGTTATTAGCTGAAGAGATGTCACCAATGACTGAATCCAAGAGAAGATCCCCAGGTGTTATAGCCAGATTGATGGGTCTTGACGGGCTTCCTTCCCAGCATCATGTTAATAAGCAACACATGGATCTGCATAACTCAGTGGCTTTGGAGAAAACTCGAAGCAGAGGAACGCCAAATGAAGGCCGGTCCTCTAGGAGAAGCTCAAGGGATCAGGAGGAATTTAAGGATGTATTTGAGGTCTCAGAGATCCCGAAGGTAGAGAGTGGTAGGTATTCGTCTTCAGACTTGAAGGgtcatgaagatgaagatgaaatgtcATTCATTGAGCAGAAGTTCATGGATGCCAAACGCCTTGCAACTTATCAGGATTATCAGTCTTCAAAGGAATTCCATGAGACACTTGAGGTTTTGGACTCAAACAAGGATCTTCTGCTGAAATACCTCAAGCAGCCAGATTCTTTGTTTAAAAAGCATTTGAATGATCTACAAGCTACACCTTTTCAATCACATTCCGGTCATGTAGAACCATCCAATATGGAGAACTTTGAACATGGTTTAAATTGGAGGTTAGATAAGGAGGCACAACATGTGAATTACAATAGGTTTCATCAGAAGCACTCTGATGATTATCACAACCAGTTTGACAAAAGGCGTGTGATGCAGAATTCACCAAGATCATCAAAGCACCGGTTTAAGGGTAGCCGTGAACAATCTGCAGTCCCAACAAAGATTGTTGTCCTAAAACCGAATATTGGAAAACTACAGAATGGTACCAAAATTCAATCATCACCTTGTTCTCCGCATAACTTTCTGTCAGAACATGGAAATCAAGTTGAATTTTCAGATGTCAGATTTAGAGATACTGAACTGTATCAAAAAATTAATTTGCCCGACAGTTCCAGGTCTTTTAGGCACAATTCTTTAGAATCTACAGAAATTGCAAAAGAAGTAACTAGGCAAATGAAAAACAGTCTGACCAGAGGTTGTATGATGTCTTCCTCTTCAAGATTTAAAGGATGCACTAGAAGCGATAGTTCAAGCAGTGCTTCTGGGAACGAATCTCCAGAGGAAATAAAAGCAACTATGGGTGACCCATTTGACTTAAGTAAACGTAGCAGGCGGTCATCGCGTTCTAGCGAATCATCTGTCAGTAGAGAGGCAAAAAAGAGATTATCAGAGAGGTGGAAGATGGCACACAAATCTCAAGAGGTGCAAGGCTCGAGCAGGAGCAGCACGCTGGCTGATATGCTAGCATTCCCCGGTAAGAAAATGAAGGGTACACGGTTCGACAGCATGTCAAGTGGAGGAGGTTTCTATGATAAGTTTACTCGCCATGGTGAACCTTCTGGATTGGTTGAACCACTGGGTATCAGCAGCAAGGATGGTTGGAGGGATGCATGTATTGGAAGTCTGTCGAGGTCGAAATCTCTTCCTGCTTCATCTACTGTTTTTGGAAATGCTAGAACATTTGTGTGTGCTGAAGCCCTTCGTAATGATCGATATATGGGGCCAAAGGACCTTAAACGGGAGAGAAGAAGAGCTACAATGAGTCTTGATCATAGACATGGTTTGAATTCTGGAAGCACAATATCTGGTCACAAGAAGTCTTGGTCTTTGCTTTCATCGAAGCAGGAAATTAACGAGTTCTCTCCAGACTTAAATGCAGTTCAAAATAACATAATGATCAATCTTGAACAATATTCACCCAATCTAGAAGTTCATTCTTCTGAAACCTTTGGCCAACGCCTTAGAAATACAAGTGTTGTTAGTGATGATGTCGTGGATGTAGCAAACGGAAACACAGTTGAGCCTTTTGAACCTTCTTCGGATAAGGCGCTTACTGGAACATCGTCATGTGTCTTAATAAAAGGAGACAGTAGTGTTGTTGAAGACAATTCAATGCAAGAG GAAGTATCAGCTGGTTCTACTGGTGGAATTTCAGTCCTCTCTGAAGCACCTGCACCTGGACTTGAATCTCCATGCTGTAAAGATGCTGATCAGCCCAGTCCAATCTCAGTTCTAGATCCTTCTTTTACAGATGACGTGTCATCTTCTTCTGAATGTTTTGGAAGTGTCAGTGCTGACCTACAAG GGCTTAGAATGCAACTCCAGTTGCTGAAGTTGGAATCTGAAGAACATGTGGAGGGACCTATGCAAATTTCAAGTGATGAAGATGGCCTGGAAGCATCTGCTGAAATGTTAGAAGAAAATGCATTATGGAAAACCGAAGATAGCTGGGAGTCTTCTTACATTACTGATGTCTTGTCTGAATCTGCTATCGTCAAGGCTCAAACTCAACATATTTTGGAAGTTTGGCATTCTCTAGAATGCCCTGTGAGTCTGTCTGTGTTTGAAGAGCTTGAAGAGAGGTACAGTGATTGGACTATTTGTTCAAGGTCTGAAAGGAGATTGCTTTTCGACCGCATCAATTCAGGAATTGTCAAGATTCATGAGCAATCTACTGACCCACAACCATGGGTGGTGGGTAATGCAGGCAAAACTTTTGGATCAAAAAGGATTAATGGGCTCCAAGATGGTATTTTCCAGATGCTAGGGAGCCAAGGAAAGGTAGAAGATGATGATGTCCTGAGTAAGTTGCTGATTGTGGAATCTCAATGGTTGAACTTGAGAGATGACATTGATGTAATAGGAAGAGAAGTTGAGATATTGATATTAGATGATTTAGTGGCAGAAATAGTTGGTATCTAG
- the LOC127091728 gene encoding uncharacterized protein LOC127091728 isoform X2, with product MPPDSSSSSGGVGDKDSFSFKFGWKSSKQPVGTPIKKLLAEEMSPMTESKRRSPGVIARLMGLDGLPSQHHVNKQHMDLHNSVALEKTRSRGTPNEGRSSRRSSRDQEEFKDVFEVSEIPKVESGRYSSSDLKGHEDEDEMSFIEQKFMDAKRLATYQDYQSSKEFHETLEVLDSNKDLLLKYLKQPDSLFKKHLNDLQATPFQSHSGHVEPSNMENFEHGLNWRLDKEAQHVNYNRFHQKHSDDYHNQFDKRRVMQNSPRSSKHRFKGSREQSAVPTKIVVLKPNIGKLQNGTKIQSSPCSPHNFLSEHGNQVEFSDVRFRDTELYQKINLPDSSRSFRHNSLESTEIAKEVTRQMKNSLTRGCMMSSSSRFKGCTRSDSSSSASGNESPEEIKATMGDPFDLSKRSRRSSRSSESSVSREAKKRLSERWKMAHKSQEVQGSSRSSTLADMLAFPGKKMKGTRFDSMSSGGGFYDKFTRHGEPSGLVEPLGISSKDGWRDACIGSLSRSKSLPASSTVFGNARTFVCAEALRNDRYMGPKDLKRERRRATMSLDHRHGLNSGSTISGHKKSWSLLSSKQEINEFSPDLNAVQNNIMINLEQYSPNLEVHSSETFGQRLRNTSVVSDDVVDVANGNTVEPFEPSSDKALTGTSSCVLIKGDSSVVEDNSMQEEVSAGSTGGISVLSEAPAPGLESPCCKDADQPSPISVLDPSFTDDVSSSSECFGSVSADLQGLRMQLQLLKLESEEHVEGPMQISSDEDGLEASAEMLEENALWKTEDSWESSYITDVLSESAIVKAQTQHILEVWHSLECPVSLSVFEELEERYSDWTICSRSERRLLFDRINSGIVKIHEQSTDPQPWVVGNAGKTFGSKRINGLQDGIFQMLGSQGKVEDDDVLSKLLIVESQWLNLRDDIDVIGREVEILILDDLVAEIVGI from the exons ATGCCACCTGATTCTAGCTCTTCCAGTGGTGGGGTCGGAGACAAAGATTCG TTCTCGTTTAAATTTGGATGGAAATCTTCTAAACAACCGGTTGGAACTCCGATTAAGAAGTTATTAGCTGAAGAGATGTCACCAATGACTGAATCCAAGAGAAGATCCCCAGGTGTTATAGCCAGATTGATGGGTCTTGACGGGCTTCCTTCCCAGCATCATGTTAATAAGCAACACATGGATCTGCATAACTCAGTGGCTTTGGAGAAAACTCGAAGCAGAGGAACGCCAAATGAAGGCCGGTCCTCTAGGAGAAGCTCAAGGGATCAGGAGGAATTTAAGGATGTATTTGAGGTCTCAGAGATCCCGAAGGTAGAGAGTGGTAGGTATTCGTCTTCAGACTTGAAGGgtcatgaagatgaagatgaaatgtcATTCATTGAGCAGAAGTTCATGGATGCCAAACGCCTTGCAACTTATCAGGATTATCAGTCTTCAAAGGAATTCCATGAGACACTTGAGGTTTTGGACTCAAACAAGGATCTTCTGCTGAAATACCTCAAGCAGCCAGATTCTTTGTTTAAAAAGCATTTGAATGATCTACAAGCTACACCTTTTCAATCACATTCCGGTCATGTAGAACCATCCAATATGGAGAACTTTGAACATGGTTTAAATTGGAGGTTAGATAAGGAGGCACAACATGTGAATTACAATAGGTTTCATCAGAAGCACTCTGATGATTATCACAACCAGTTTGACAAAAGGCGTGTGATGCAGAATTCACCAAGATCATCAAAGCACCGGTTTAAGGGTAGCCGTGAACAATCTGCAGTCCCAACAAAGATTGTTGTCCTAAAACCGAATATTGGAAAACTACAGAATGGTACCAAAATTCAATCATCACCTTGTTCTCCGCATAACTTTCTGTCAGAACATGGAAATCAAGTTGAATTTTCAGATGTCAGATTTAGAGATACTGAACTGTATCAAAAAATTAATTTGCCCGACAGTTCCAGGTCTTTTAGGCACAATTCTTTAGAATCTACAGAAATTGCAAAAGAAGTAACTAGGCAAATGAAAAACAGTCTGACCAGAGGTTGTATGATGTCTTCCTCTTCAAGATTTAAAGGATGCACTAGAAGCGATAGTTCAAGCAGTGCTTCTGGGAACGAATCTCCAGAGGAAATAAAAGCAACTATGGGTGACCCATTTGACTTAAGTAAACGTAGCAGGCGGTCATCGCGTTCTAGCGAATCATCTGTCAGTAGAGAGGCAAAAAAGAGATTATCAGAGAGGTGGAAGATGGCACACAAATCTCAAGAGGTGCAAGGCTCGAGCAGGAGCAGCACGCTGGCTGATATGCTAGCATTCCCCGGTAAGAAAATGAAGGGTACACGGTTCGACAGCATGTCAAGTGGAGGAGGTTTCTATGATAAGTTTACTCGCCATGGTGAACCTTCTGGATTGGTTGAACCACTGGGTATCAGCAGCAAGGATGGTTGGAGGGATGCATGTATTGGAAGTCTGTCGAGGTCGAAATCTCTTCCTGCTTCATCTACTGTTTTTGGAAATGCTAGAACATTTGTGTGTGCTGAAGCCCTTCGTAATGATCGATATATGGGGCCAAAGGACCTTAAACGGGAGAGAAGAAGAGCTACAATGAGTCTTGATCATAGACATGGTTTGAATTCTGGAAGCACAATATCTGGTCACAAGAAGTCTTGGTCTTTGCTTTCATCGAAGCAGGAAATTAACGAGTTCTCTCCAGACTTAAATGCAGTTCAAAATAACATAATGATCAATCTTGAACAATATTCACCCAATCTAGAAGTTCATTCTTCTGAAACCTTTGGCCAACGCCTTAGAAATACAAGTGTTGTTAGTGATGATGTCGTGGATGTAGCAAACGGAAACACAGTTGAGCCTTTTGAACCTTCTTCGGATAAGGCGCTTACTGGAACATCGTCATGTGTCTTAATAAAAGGAGACAGTAGTGTTGTTGAAGACAATTCAATGCAAGAG GAAGTATCAGCTGGTTCTACTGGTGGAATTTCAGTCCTCTCTGAAGCACCTGCACCTGGACTTGAATCTCCATGCTGTAAAGATGCTGATCAGCCCAGTCCAATCTCAGTTCTAGATCCTTCTTTTACAGATGACGTGTCATCTTCTTCTGAATGTTTTGGAAGTGTCAGTGCTGACCTACAAG GGCTTAGAATGCAACTCCAGTTGCTGAAGTTGGAATCTGAAGAACATGTGGAGGGACCTATGCAAATTTCAAGTGATGAAGATGGCCTGGAAGCATCTGCTGAAATGTTAGAAGAAAATGCATTATGGAAAACCGAAGATAGCTGGGAGTCTTCTTACATTACTGATGTCTTGTCTGAATCTGCTATCGTCAAGGCTCAAACTCAACATATTTTGGAAGTTTGGCATTCTCTAGAATGCCCTGTGAGTCTGTCTGTGTTTGAAGAGCTTGAAGAGAGGTACAGTGATTGGACTATTTGTTCAAGGTCTGAAAGGAGATTGCTTTTCGACCGCATCAATTCAGGAATTGTCAAGATTCATGAGCAATCTACTGACCCACAACCATGGGTGGTGGGTAATGCAGGCAAAACTTTTGGATCAAAAAGGATTAATGGGCTCCAAGATGGTATTTTCCAGATGCTAGGGAGCCAAGGAAAGGTAGAAGATGATGATGTCCTGAGTAAGTTGCTGATTGTGGAATCTCAATGGTTGAACTTGAGAGATGACATTGATGTAATAGGAAGAGAAGTTGAGATATTGATATTAGATGATTTAGTGGCAGAAATAGTTGGTATCTAG